From the genome of Argentina anserina chromosome 4, drPotAnse1.1, whole genome shotgun sequence, one region includes:
- the LOC126791187 gene encoding major allergen Pru ar 1-like — translation MGVSTYTDEYTSPIPPCRLFKALVLDADILVPKFMPEALKSIDTIQGDGRAGSIKQINFTEGSHIISVRNRVDEVDDENYVYNYTLIEGDVSVMEKLEFISYEVKFEATPEGGSKNRMVSKYHTKGGIVLNEEDIKAGREKALGMYKVVEAYLLQNPDVYA, via the exons ATGGGAGTGAGCACTTATACAGATGAGTACACGTCTCCAATTCCGCCTTGCAGGTTGTTCAAGGCCTTAGTCCTTGATGCTGACATCCTTGTCCCAAAGTTCATGCCCGAGGCTCTTAAGAGCATCGACACCATCCAAGGTGACGGAAGAGCAGGAAGCATCAAGCAGATCAACTTCACCGAAG GTAGCCATATCATTTCTGTGCGAAATAGGGTTGATGAGGTGGATGATGAGAACTATGTGTATAATTACACTTTGATTGAAGGAGATGTTTCAGTAATGGAGAAACTTGAGTTTATTTCTTATGAGGTGAAGTTTGAAGCTACCCCAGAAGGGGGCAGTAAGAACAGGATGGTGAGCAAGTACCACACCAAAGGTGGCATTGTGCTCAATGAGGAAGACATAAAGGCTGGCAGAGAAAAGGCCTTAGGGATGTACAAAGTAG
- the LOC126792719 gene encoding major strawberry allergen Fra a 1-B has protein sequence MGVYTYESEFTSEIPPPKLFKAFVLDADHLIPKIAPQAVKCAEILEGDGGPGTIKKITFGEGSHYGYVKHKIHSIDKENHVYSYSLIEGDALSDTIEKIDYETKLVAAPHGGTIIKSTSKYHTKGDVEIKEEHVKAGKEKASHLFKLIEGYLKDHPSEYN, from the exons ATGGGTGTTTACACTTATGAAAGCGAGTTCACCTCCGAGATCCCACCACCCAAACTGTTCAAGGCCTTCGTTCTTGACGCTGATCACCTCATCCCCAAGATAGCACCTCAGGCAGTTAAGTGTGCTGAGATCCTCGAAGGAGATGGCGGCCCCGGAACGATCAAGAAGATCACTTTCGGTGAAG GCAGCCACTACGGGTACGTGAAGCACAAGATCCACTCCATTGACAAAGAGAACCACGTCTACAGTTACAGTTTGATCGAGGGAGATGCCTTGTCAGACACCATTGAGAAGATCGACTATGAGACCAAGTTGGTGGCAGCTCCTCACGGAGGAACCATAATCAAGAGCACCAGCAAGTACCACACCAAGGGAGATGTGGAGATCAAGGAGGAGCACGTCAAAGcaggaaaagaaaaggccTCGCACctcttcaagctcattgagGGATACCTCAAGGACCACCCCAGCGAATACAACTAA